Part of the Ruegeria sp. THAF33 genome, TCATGTCATATGCGCTGGACACCGGAATGCTGGCCTCGGGTTTCGGGCGCGCCAACTACACCGGGTTCGTTGAACTGAAAAACGCGGTCAACCGGCTGCTGGCCAGTGCCGGGCACATCCACGTAACCTGCCCACTGGGCACCGACTTCGCGGGCCCCGGCGCCGCCTTCCCCCCAGCAGGTGCCGCGGATGTCAGCGTGGCGCGTTTTCCGATGTCGGTCTTTGCCCCGGTTCCCGCGCAGGGGTTTTCCGGAGTACTGGTTCAGGACGGGTTTCTGGTCGGCACCGGTTCGAAATTCTACGAACCATACGGCTGTGACCTGCGCGAACCGCTGACCATACGGTTCGAAAACAACCGCCTGACCGGCTTTGACGGCCATTCCATGGATGTGCATTGCGCGCAGATGCATTACGAAAAAGTCGGAAAGATGTTCGACCTTGATCCCCTGACCATGCATTCCTGGCACGCAGGCATCCACCCGGGCTGCGCCTACACGACCCCGGCGCGAAGCAATTTTGAACGTTGGAGCGGGTCGGCCTTTGGCAATCCACGCCTGCTGCACTTTCACACATGTGGGCATTATGCGCCGGGTGAGATTTCGCTGAACGTGCTGGACCCGACGATCCGCGTGGATGGTGTTTCGATCTGGGATGCCGGTGTTCTCCGGGCCGATCTGTTGCCCGGTGGGGCTGAAATTCTCGACCGGTATCCCTGCATCAAAGCGGTTTTCGACGCCCCGGCCCGACACGTGGGCCAGGGCGCGAACGGGCGCTTGTCGGCCTGATGATCAGCCGGCCTGCTGCGCGATCAGCTTTGCAACCCGTGCGCGGAACCGCATCGCGCCTGCGTCCAGCCCGAGGTTGATATAGCCGGTCTTGCGCCGCGCCATGCCGGTTTGAACGTGTTCCAGAACCTCTTTGTCCTCGTTGAAGGCCATGACCGCGCCTTCGAACATGCGCTGCGACATGGCTGTGTCATCCGCGTGCATGTTGCGGTGCTGGAACCAGAAATACCGCGATGTTTCCGCATCGACCGGTGTGATGAAGTTGTACGAAATATTGACAAAGGCATTGGGCGACATCGGCCGATCCGCCCCGCCTTCTCCGGCCGGAGTGTAAATGGACATGTTGATCGCAGTGGACGGCAGACGGCATTCGTAATGCTGCTTGCGGTCGCAGCTTGGCCCAAACGGCAGTATCGGTGCATAGTAGGGCGGCGCGGGTTCATCCGCGATCCAGCGCGAAACAATGACGCCGGTTTCGGTTTCTTCAAGATCCAGCGGGCGGTTGTCGGTTCCCGCCCCGGCAAACGAGGTCAGATGCACCCAGGCCACATGGCTTGGATCCAGCAGGTTGTCGATAATGTAAAGGTAATGGCACGCCATCTCCATCGCCCCGGTCCGGGTCTTGCCCCAGGACGGGTTGTCGAAATTGGGGATGTCGATGATATCGTCTGTGCTGGCTTTGTCCGGGTCCCCCATCCACAGCCAAAGAAACCCCCAGCGGTCTTCGGCCGGGTATGCATGCACGGCGGCGCGGCGCGGAGGATTGTCCAGCTGTGTCGGGGCGCTGACACATTCACCGCCGCAGCCGAATGTCAGACCGTGATAGCCGCAAACCACATGATCCCCTTCGATCGTGCCCCGAGACAGCGGCAGCTTTCTATGCGGGCAA contains:
- a CDS encoding aromatic ring-hydroxylating dioxygenase subunit alpha; this encodes MRPDLAGAEGFIRNSWYVAGRSEDFGRSLSAVRMLGDEIVIYRDTAGKAIALEDACPHRKLPLSRGTIEGDHVVCGYHGLTFGCGGECVSAPTQLDNPPRRAAVHAYPAEDRWGFLWLWMGDPDKASTDDIIDIPNFDNPSWGKTRTGAMEMACHYLYIIDNLLDPSHVAWVHLTSFAGAGTDNRPLDLEETETGVIVSRWIADEPAPPYYAPILPFGPSCDRKQHYECRLPSTAINMSIYTPAGEGGADRPMSPNAFVNISYNFITPVDAETSRYFWFQHRNMHADDTAMSQRMFEGAVMAFNEDKEVLEHVQTGMARRKTGYINLGLDAGAMRFRARVAKLIAQQAG